From Pseudodesulfovibrio nedwellii:
GAAGTTGAAGGTATTAAGTTCAACGTATCTGCCAGCATCGGATATGATATTGCCTCTGGTACACAGGTGGAGTCGGAGGAGCTTGTTCACAACGCACAGGTTGCCATGAATGAAGCCAAAGATAGCGGTAAAAATCGTTATGTAGCTTATCATAAGAGCATGCGTGAAGGCGTGATCAACATTTTAGCTGTTGAAAATGATCTCAAGAGAGCTTTGAAGGCTCGAGAGTTTGAAGCTTATTATCAACCTATTGTGAATTTGGCGGATGGTAGGCTTTATGGATTTGAGGCACTTGCTCGTTGGAATCATCCAGAGCGGGGGATGGTCAATCCCGGTGAGTTTATTCCGGTAGCCGAAGAGACTGGGTTGATTGTTGAGCTTGGTATGCAGATACTTGAGCAGGCATGCGGTGTCATGAATACTTGGCGTAAGAAACATCCGATTGCTTCGGAATTGACTATTGCCGTCAATATCTCAGCCAAGCAGTTTGGGGAATCCTCACTGGCTGCGGATGTGGCAAGTCTCTTGGAACGCTCCGGATTGCCTTCATACTGTCTTAAATTGGAGATTACGGAAACTGTTGTCATGTTGGATGCCATGAAATCAACCAATCAGCTGAATCTTTTGAAAGACCTCGGAATTTTGTTGTCTATCGACGATTTTGGAACCGGTTATTCCTCCATGAGTTATTTGCAAAAGTTCCCCACGGATCAACTAAAGATTGATTTGAGCTTTGTGCAGCGGATGGAATCGGCTCCTGAAAATATAGAAATTATAAGAGCCATTGTGAATATGGCGCATAGTTTACGCCTTCGTGTTGTGGCGGAGGGCATCGAAACCGAGAGGCAAAGGGACTTGCTTTATTCATTGCAATGCGATTACGGTCAGGGATATTTATATTCGAAGCCGCTGTGTGAAGCGGATGCCGAAGATTTTGTTAAGAATTCTGAATAAATCGCAAGACTAGAAAGCAATTGGAGCTGTGTCCATGAACCTCAGTGCCCCGCAGTTGATCACCTGGATCATCGGAGTCCTCATCGGCCTTCTCGGTATACTTATTCAAATCGATGTTATGTCTGTTCCCGCTTTGGAAAATGTGATTCAGCCGTTTTGGCTGGTCTCAACCGGATTCATCGTTCTGGCAGTATCCAACGTGTTCCGCAGTTTGTAGGCGGTTTTTCCCTTGAAAAAGATCAATCGACCGGAAGGTCCCGGAGTCTTTGCATGAATTTGTTGCGGCTGAATATTTGGCGAAAGATGATCCTGGCAGGTTTTGTGGTGGCTGTTGTTGCCATGTTTGCCATTGATTGGGGGTATCATTTCCATATAGGTCACGTCGTTCGTCTTTTCGTGGGCGCAGCAGCTTTCTGGTTGGCTGTAGACCGACTGTAAAGTTAGACCGATCAGTCCATGATCTCGTATGGCTACCATAGATAGACAGGCGGTAAACTATAAAGAGCTGGTTAAGAATGACGAGTTCGCAATATGTTTTTTTTCTTTGATGTTTTGATTAAGTAAACACTGAAAATGAAAAAGCTGGAATGAATTACGAAACAGCTTGACCTTTCCAAGGGACAGGACTAGTTGTCTTTTTTAGAAACGAAAAGGATTTTCCCAATGCAGCGTGATTTGAACACCATTTCCAACATCCCCGCCAGCCTAGTAGTGGTCAGCGTATGCGTCGTAGTAGACGTAGTAGTATGCGGTGTCAAAACGGACGCGCCATAACGGGATCATTTTTAACGAATTTTCAACCCCCGTCGGTGCATCCGGCGGGGGTTTTTCTTTTGAATCCCGCCAAACGCTCCGGGGCACACATGAGGAGATGAGTAATGAAATTGAGTGGTGCGGAAATTATTATCAAATTGTTGGAACGGCAGGGAATAGATACTATCGCAGGTATCCCTGGTGGTGCCAATCTGCCCATGTATGATGCGTTGGGGCAGAGTGACTCCATTCGGCATATTCTGACCCGCCATGAGCAGGGAGCCGGCTTTATTGCTCAGGGCATGGCTCGCGTTACGGGCAAGCCGGCGGTGTTTTTCGCTACCTCCGGGCCGGGAGCGACCAATACCTTGACGGCTATTGCCGATGCCAAGCTTGATTCCATCCCTATTATCTGTATTACCGGGCAGGTGCCGCTTTCCATGATCGGTACTGACGCTTTTCAGGAAGTCGACACATATGGCCTGAGCGTTCCCATTACGAAGCATAATTTTCTTGTTCGTTCCGTAAAAGATTTGCTTGACGTCATACCTGCTGCGTTTCGTATAGCGTCAAGTGGTCGGCCCGGGCCTGTGGTTGTTGATGTTCCCAAAGATGTGCAGATGGCCATGTGTGAATTTGATGCGTGGTCGGAAATTGGCGAACGTGAACCGACTGAGGAGTTGATCCCGGCCGAAATCAGACGGGCTGCTGATATGATTAACAAGGCGGAAAGGCCTGTTTTGTATCTTGGCGGTGGCGTTATTCAATCCGATTCGGCTGCCGAGGCCCTTGCTTTGGCGGAAAAGGCGGGTATCCCGTCCGCAATGACCCTTATGGGGTTGGGGGTTATTCCGACGGATAATCCGCTCTGTTTGGGAATGCTGGGTATGCATGCGGCCCGTTATACCAATATGGCCTTGGAAGAATGTGATTTGCTTGTTGCCGTGGGTGTGCGTTTTGATGACCGTGCAACCGGCAAGGTTCCGGAATTTTGTCCCAATGCTAAAGTGATTCATATGGATATCGATCCGAGTGAATTGGATAAAATTAAAACATCCACAGCATCTGTCACTGGCGACGTCCTTGATATTTTTCAAGCCTTGATTCCACAGGTTGAGGAAAAGGTACGCGAAGTATGGAATGCGCAGGTTCAGGCGTTGAAGAATGATCATCCAATGTTGATACCGCATGCCGAGGACCCGACATCAGCGTATGGAGTCGTGTTGAAAGCGGCTGAACTGGCCGGAGAAACTGCGATTGTATGTACTGATGTCGGGCAGCATCAGATGCGGACCGCTCAAGTATATCCTTTCAAACATCCGCGCCAATGGCTGACATCTGGTGGTCTTGGCACCATGGGATTTGGTATGCCCGCATCAATTGGTGCCGCTTTGGCAGCCCCGGATCGTTCAGTGATTTGTTTCAGCGGTGACGGTTCGATTATGATGAATATTCAGGACTTGGCTACAGCCATGGAATACGACATCCCGATCAAGATCATTTTGACCAACAACAATGCGCTTGGTTTGGTTCGTCAGCAACAGGATCTGTTTTACGGCAAACGGTATTTTGCTTCCGATTATTCAAAAAGCGTCGATTTTATCAAAATTGCGGATGGGTTTGGTATCAATACTCATGATTTGGGCACAAGTAGCAATCCCGCCAAGACGTTGGAAGAAGCGTTGGCGGAGTCTGGTCCGTCCTTGATCCATGTGCCCCTTAGTCCCGATGACCCTGTCTATCCGATGGTCCCTCCGGGTGCTGCGAATTCTGAAATGATTGGAGGTGAGAAAAATGTGTAAGCAAACGGTTCTCGAGTTGTCGGTGAACAATCATCCCGGTGTGATGTCTCATATTTGTGGGCTTTTTGCCCGCAGGGCCTACAACGTTGAAGGTATTGCCTGTATGCCGATTAATGGCGGTGGCAAGAGTAAAATATGGTTGCTTGTCAACGCGGATCATCGACTGGATCAAATGATTAAACAGGTAGACAAACTGGAAGACGTTTTAGGGGTAGAGCGTCACGACCACGGACATGAGGTTTTTATGAAAATGTCTGAATTTGTTCAATAAAAAAAGAATATGAGCTTCTGTGTGAAAGGCCGACAAAATGTCGGCCTTTTTTTTGTGTATGAAACATGCCCCCCTAAAGATAGTGCCGAACTCGTCGATAACACATACGGAAGACTTTAACTGCATCTCCGGGAGAGAGAATGTCGCTGTCCGATATTGAAAAGAATTTTTTGTATACGTATTCCTCCCAACTGTTGCAGCAGGATATGCTGACAAATCAGCTGTTTGGTGCGTCCAAGATGGGACAAGATCTTCGAAGTCTTGTCCTTGGTGGTCCTGTGCGTGCAGAAACTTTTACCAATCCTTTTGAAGAGGCCATCAGCGGGCAGTTGCGGTCTGATGCCGGGGCAACTCGACAGGCGTCTCGGAACGTTGGAGAAGCTGCCTCTATGGTTGGTGTGGCACGGACCGACATGGCGACCATCGCTGATGCTCTGGAAGATATGGAAGATATTATCGACAAGATTAATACCGGAGAACTTGATGAAAATAGTGCAGTTGTCAAGGCTGACTACGATGCACTCTTGGACAAAATAACAGGTACGATTTCCAATTCGGATTACAACGGTATTGCCCTGTTGGATGGTTCTCAGTGGGGAACGGACCAGATTGATGCCACAGGCAATGTGCACATTCAATCCAGCAAAAGTGGTGGCTTTGATGTCACGTTTCATAATGTCGATGGATATGATTGGACGGTGTTTGACAGTGCAGACCTCGTGGATGCCGGAGACAGAGCAACTCAATTGGCATCTGTTCAATCCTATTTGTCGGATATGAGTGCTATTCAGGATGTTTACGCTGGTAAAGAGGACAGTTTGCAGGCGCAGGAACTTCATTTACAGAGTCAAGCGCAACTTCTCGATCAGGCCGCACAGATGCGCAAGCCTTCTGACCCGAGTTATTCTATGGAGCAACTCTTGGCGGACCTTATTATTAGAGAAAGTGGAACGTTATTCGATAGCAACGGTTAGTGAACTTTTGGTAAGGAAAAGTATACAACGGGGCATTAAATTGATGTTTTTTATGATGCAATAAGAAAACCGTCATCCCGATGTGGAATGGCGGTTTCGATATATGGAGCTGTCGAGCAGGATTGAACTGCCTACCTCGTCCTTACCAAGGACGCGCTCTACCAACTGAGCTACGACAGCCTTTGGTCAGGCTATGCTACGAAATGATGGGCCGACCGTGAGCCGGTCCATCGGGGTATTTCGTAATTGGTCGGGATGAGAGGATTTGAACCTCCGGCCCCTTGACCCCCAGTCAAGTGCGCTACCAGACTGCGCTACATCCCGACGCGAAGAGAGTAACTATATGTGACAGCGGAGAGTGTCAACCATTGATTGGTGTAATGTGTAAATCTTTTGATCCAAGTGAGTTAAGGAGGAAGAAGTGTCTGGTTGAGGAAGGAGAACGGGTGGTAAAGCTCAATAAAAACCGAGTTCTTTTATGTCTGAATTTTGGTGTCGAAATGAAAAAAAGAAAACCGCCAATCCGAAGATTAGCGGTTTTAATATATGGAGCTGACGAGCAGGATTGAACTGCCTACCTCGTCCTTACCAAGGACGCGCTCTACCGATTGAGCTACGTCAGCATTCCGTCTGTTTTTGATGAAATGCTGGACCGATTTGACTCGGTCCAGCGGGGGATTCCATCATTGGTCGGGATGAAAGGATTTGAACCTTCGGCCCCTTGACCCCCAGTCAAGTGCGCTACCAGGCTGCGCTACATCCCGACGCGAAGTGAGTAACTATCTTTGACCGCTGTGAGTGTCAATCCTTTTTTTGAGAAAAATGCCAAAGTGGTGGTTTTTTTGAGAATCCCCTTGCTGATTGCGTAGTATATTCTATAAGATCATTCATCTGGTCATATTTATAATGGTTTTTCCATGTAAATATGTATTATTAACCACATAAGCATTGACTAAATCATGGGGAAGCGGTTTGTTGCCCTAGGCCCGAATGACTTGTTCATGTCGGATAAAGAGAAAATAAACATAAATTGATCAGGGGGTTGCCATGGCTGATGAAGCTTTGAAAGATATCAATCAGTTTTTGACCTTCACTTTAGGTAAAGAAATTTTTGCGTTGGATATCGGGACGGTACGGGAAGTTCTGGAATTAACGTCCATTACTAAGATCCCTAGGACACCCGAGTTTATGCGTGGTGTTATCAATCTGCGTGGTCATGCCGTTCCGGTTGTGGACATGCGCTTGAAGCTGGGCATGTCGCAGGGTGAAGACACCGTCGATACGTGCATTATTATTGTCGAGATTGAATTTGAGGGAGAATTCACTGTCATGGGTGCTCTTGTCGATTCCGTACGCGAGGTCTTTGAAATGACTCCGGATACTATTGAGCCTGCTCCCAAGATGGGCGCAGCCATCAATGCCGAGTATATTAAGGGAATGGGACGTCAGAACGGGCAGTTCATTATTATCATTGATATCAATAAGATTTTTTCTGCAGAAGAGCTTGCCATTGCCAAGAATCTGGCAGGAGTGGGCGGTGGAGTCGATCAACCACCTGTTGAAGAGGGTGTGGCGGCAACTTCAGCAGCCTCAGCTTAACAAAAATAAAAACCCTCGTTCGAAAGAGCGAGGGTTTTTATTTTATTTAACAGGTCTTGTTATTCATTGTCGTCCCAATTGACCGTAGTATCCCACTTTATCTTGCCCTGAGTCTTCTTCTGTTTGCGGAGGAGTACGTATAAAGCTCCTGCACCACCATCTTTGGGTTGTGCGGTGCAAAAAGCTAAAACAACATGTCTGAGTGGCTCTTTGGTCAACCATGTTTCGGTTCCTGTTCGCAGAATCGATTGTCCACCGGGGGAGTTTTTCCCACGGCCAGTGACGACCAAGACACATCGATGTCCCTGAAGATAGCTTTCTCGGATGAAGAAGAGCAGATTCTCTTGAGCCTGATCCGCTGTCATACCATGAAGATCGAGGTGAGTGGCAACGCTAAGCGAGCCGGATTTGAGTTGTTGAAATATTTTGATATCTAGGCCGCGAACATAACCGTACATGAATTCATCAGTGTATTCGAGTTCGAATTCGATGTCGCCTCGCATAAATCGTTGAGGGTCTTGGGTTTCATCTTCAACGGAAACGACTTGAGACGGGGCTGTTTCAGCTTGGGGAGCCACCTGTCTGCCGCTTGCGCCATCCATTTTTTCCACCCCGCGCATGGCGGCCATGAATACTTCTTCGTCTGCTGGTTCATTTTGTGGGTTGACATTTTCTTTTTGAGGCACATTTTTGTCGTACGGAAGAGAATAGACATCGTCTTTTTTCTTCTCGAATTTGATCTGCTTGAGATCGCCAAGGTTGTTTATACGCTTCTTTTTCATTGCTTATCCTTCCTTTGGTCGAAACGAGTATATCCAAATGCTTGCATGGAGCAAGCTAAAGAGTTGTGTCCCGCGGCGTTCGTACGATTCGCTGGACTTCCAAGGCTGCGTTAAGTAATGAGCCTGTTTGCACAAAGACTTAAAGCGAGGGAACAGATGCTGACCATAGAAGACTTGCATGTCAACATCGGCGATAAAGAGGTCCTCAAGGGGATCAATCTTCAGATAAACGAAGGGGAAACATTTATTTTGTTCGGACCGAATGGTTCGGGCAAGACGTCCCTTCTTATGTCTCTGATGGGCTTTTCCGGATATAATGTCACCAAGGGAAAGATATACTTTAAAGGACAGGACATCACGGAAGTCCCCATGTATGAACGGGCACGCCTTGGTGTTGGTATGTCCTTCCAGCGACCCCCGACCATTCATGGCTTGCGGACCCGCCATCTTGTCCAGAGGTGTTCTCGAAAAGGTGAAGTGAATCCTGAAATGTTGGCTGAAACCGTCAACATGACCGAATTTTTAGATCGTGATATTAACGCCGGTTTTTCCGGTGGGGAAATCAAACGATCTGAATTACTTCAGCTTATGGCACAGCAGCCTGACCTCGTACTTTTTGACGAGCCGGAATCAGGCGTTGATATGGAGAACATGCAGTTGGTGGGCAAGGTCGCCCGCGACGTGCTGGATGGTAATTTTAATATTACTCCTGATTTGAGCCTGCGTGAGCGCAAGGAACAAACCAGAACAGCCGGACTGATTATCACCCATACCGGTTACATCCTTGACTATGTCAACGCTGACCGCGGACAGGTTCTGTATCAGGGCCACCTGTGTTGTGAAGGCCGTCCCAGAGATATTTTGGACCACATCCGGGAGCATGGCTACCAGGAATGTGTTCGCTGCATGAACTAGCAACTCCTTGTGAAGGAGATAGATATGAATAAAGTCGATCTTACCAATTTCAAGTTTGACGGGCTTCAGCAGGAAGCCATTGATGATTTGTCTGTTTTGTCCGAAGAGGACAAGGACCAACTCCTCATGGCTGGCGTTGTTTCTGACCTGAGCACGCGTTCCGCTTCTTATTTGCAGATGGATCAGTCTGCCGTGCATTGTCAGTCCATGGATGATGGTGTTGAGATTATGGACATCAAGGATGCTCTCAAGAAGTATGATGGCCTTAAGGAATACTACTGGACGTTGGTAGACAAAGATAAGGATGAGTTTACCAAATCTGCCTATGACAATTTGCATGGTGGATATTTCATTCGCGTCAAGGCTGGCGCTAAAATCAAGGACCCCATTCAGTCCTGCTTGATGCTTAAGTCCGAGAATGTTGGCCAGAATGTGCACAATCTCGTCATCATCGAAGAGGGGGCAGAGGCGCACATTATTACCGGTTGTTCCGTGGCTCATGGCACAAAGGCTGGGGCGCATTTGGGTATTTCCGAATTTTTTGTTAAAAAGAACGCATCACTGACTTTTACCATGGTACACAACTGGAGCGAGGACGTTGCTGTCCGCCCCCGGTCTGCAGGTGTGGTTGAAGAGGGCGGCAAGTTCCTGTCCAATTATGTTCTGCTCAAGCCGGTCAAGGACTTACAGATGTACCCGTCCATCGAAATGAATGGTCCGCACTCCGTGGCACGTTTCAATTCCGTTGTGATGGCTCCTGAAGGTTCTCATCTGGATATGGGTAACCGGGTAATCATGAACGCACCGCACACACGGTGTGAGATCATTGCTCGGACCATTTCTACCGGCGGCACGATCATTAATCGTGGTCACATCGGTGCACATCATGTGCCGAGTAAGGGGCACCTCGAATGTCAGGGCCTTATTCTTGGTGGTGGTCGTATCTGGGCTATCCCCGAATTGGACGGTACCGTGGAGGGTGTAGAGCTCTCTCATGAAGCGTCTGTGGGTAAAATTGCACAAGAAGAGATTGAATATCTCATGGCTCGTGGCATGGATGAAGACGAGGCAACCTCGACCATCGTCCGCGGTTTTCTGAATACCGATATTATGGGGCTGCCCGCTCGGTTACAGAGGGAAATTGATAAGCAGATTGAGGAATTGCAAGCCTCTGACGCCATGTAGTTTTTATCGAGAATCAAAAAATAAGGCGGTGGCTTTGGCCATCGCCTTTTTTGTGTGCTTTGTGGGAAATACCGCTTGTACAAACGGTTCGGGCGTACTAAACAATGGCAAGAAATTACACATCTGCCGAGTTTTTGGAGGGAAAAAGTGTCAATAGGAAAGAAAGAAAAGATTCTGAGAGCCGCCCAGGAAATATTCGCTCGATGTGGATATGCCGGAACGACCATGAAAATGGTCGCTGAACAGGCTGGAGTGGCATCGGGATTGGTCTTTCATTATTTTGAATCCAAAGAAAATCTCTTCATGGTTGCCGGGAGTGAATTGATCGACACAATGATCACTGAACTGCGTGCAAAAACAGATAATTGCAAGTCCGGTTGTGACGCTCTGGGGGCATTTATTGGAGCATATCTGGATTTTACTGTAGAGAATGAGAAAACATTTCCAACCATTATCCGGTGTTCACCTTTCAGCGATGATAATCCTGATTTGGATCGGGATAAAATTGGTGCTAAGTTTAGAGAACTTATTGATATGATTGAGGAGTTCTTGCGCCGAGGCGTTGAGGACGGATCTCTCAAAAATTTGCCGGTCACTCAGACTGCCTTCATGGTTTATGGAAGTATTGTTGGTGCCGTTCGTACCCGTTTTTTGACGCCGTACAAGGTTGCCGAGTTATATGAAGAGGCTCGTCTGTTTATTTTGCGGAGTGTGTGTACGCCGGAGGCTCTTTAATTTAGTGATTTTTCATTTCTATCATATGGTGATGTATGCCTGATTACCGAGGACATCTTGCTGGTGGCCTTTTTTTTGGCG
This genomic window contains:
- the ilvB gene encoding acetolactate synthase large subunit; this encodes MKLSGAEIIIKLLERQGIDTIAGIPGGANLPMYDALGQSDSIRHILTRHEQGAGFIAQGMARVTGKPAVFFATSGPGATNTLTAIADAKLDSIPIICITGQVPLSMIGTDAFQEVDTYGLSVPITKHNFLVRSVKDLLDVIPAAFRIASSGRPGPVVVDVPKDVQMAMCEFDAWSEIGEREPTEELIPAEIRRAADMINKAERPVLYLGGGVIQSDSAAEALALAEKAGIPSAMTLMGLGVIPTDNPLCLGMLGMHAARYTNMALEECDLLVAVGVRFDDRATGKVPEFCPNAKVIHMDIDPSELDKIKTSTASVTGDVLDIFQALIPQVEEKVREVWNAQVQALKNDHPMLIPHAEDPTSAYGVVLKAAELAGETAIVCTDVGQHQMRTAQVYPFKHPRQWLTSGGLGTMGFGMPASIGAALAAPDRSVICFSGDGSIMMNIQDLATAMEYDIPIKIILTNNNALGLVRQQQDLFYGKRYFASDYSKSVDFIKIADGFGINTHDLGTSSNPAKTLEEALAESGPSLIHVPLSPDDPVYPMVPPGAANSEMIGGEKNV
- the ilvN gene encoding acetolactate synthase small subunit: MCKQTVLELSVNNHPGVMSHICGLFARRAYNVEGIACMPINGGGKSKIWLLVNADHRLDQMIKQVDKLEDVLGVERHDHGHEVFMKMSEFVQ
- a CDS encoding flagellin codes for the protein MSLSDIEKNFLYTYSSQLLQQDMLTNQLFGASKMGQDLRSLVLGGPVRAETFTNPFEEAISGQLRSDAGATRQASRNVGEAASMVGVARTDMATIADALEDMEDIIDKINTGELDENSAVVKADYDALLDKITGTISNSDYNGIALLDGSQWGTDQIDATGNVHIQSSKSGGFDVTFHNVDGYDWTVFDSADLVDAGDRATQLASVQSYLSDMSAIQDVYAGKEDSLQAQELHLQSQAQLLDQAAQMRKPSDPSYSMEQLLADLIIRESGTLFDSNG
- a CDS encoding chemotaxis protein CheW, whose translation is MADEALKDINQFLTFTLGKEIFALDIGTVREVLELTSITKIPRTPEFMRGVINLRGHAVPVVDMRLKLGMSQGEDTVDTCIIIVEIEFEGEFTVMGALVDSVREVFEMTPDTIEPAPKMGAAINAEYIKGMGRQNGQFIIIIDINKIFSAEELAIAKNLAGVGGGVDQPPVEEGVAATSAASA
- a CDS encoding Smr/MutS family protein; this encodes MKKKRINNLGDLKQIKFEKKKDDVYSLPYDKNVPQKENVNPQNEPADEEVFMAAMRGVEKMDGASGRQVAPQAETAPSQVVSVEDETQDPQRFMRGDIEFELEYTDEFMYGYVRGLDIKIFQQLKSGSLSVATHLDLHGMTADQAQENLLFFIRESYLQGHRCVLVVTGRGKNSPGGQSILRTGTETWLTKEPLRHVVLAFCTAQPKDGGAGALYVLLRKQKKTQGKIKWDTTVNWDDNE
- a CDS encoding ABC transporter ATP-binding protein — its product is MLTIEDLHVNIGDKEVLKGINLQINEGETFILFGPNGSGKTSLLMSLMGFSGYNVTKGKIYFKGQDITEVPMYERARLGVGMSFQRPPTIHGLRTRHLVQRCSRKGEVNPEMLAETVNMTEFLDRDINAGFSGGEIKRSELLQLMAQQPDLVLFDEPESGVDMENMQLVGKVARDVLDGNFNITPDLSLRERKEQTRTAGLIITHTGYILDYVNADRGQVLYQGHLCCEGRPRDILDHIREHGYQECVRCMN
- a CDS encoding SufB/SufD family protein, which produces MNKVDLTNFKFDGLQQEAIDDLSVLSEEDKDQLLMAGVVSDLSTRSASYLQMDQSAVHCQSMDDGVEIMDIKDALKKYDGLKEYYWTLVDKDKDEFTKSAYDNLHGGYFIRVKAGAKIKDPIQSCLMLKSENVGQNVHNLVIIEEGAEAHIITGCSVAHGTKAGAHLGISEFFVKKNASLTFTMVHNWSEDVAVRPRSAGVVEEGGKFLSNYVLLKPVKDLQMYPSIEMNGPHSVARFNSVVMAPEGSHLDMGNRVIMNAPHTRCEIIARTISTGGTIINRGHIGAHHVPSKGHLECQGLILGGGRIWAIPELDGTVEGVELSHEASVGKIAQEEIEYLMARGMDEDEATSTIVRGFLNTDIMGLPARLQREIDKQIEELQASDAM
- a CDS encoding TetR/AcrR family transcriptional regulator is translated as MSIGKKEKILRAAQEIFARCGYAGTTMKMVAEQAGVASGLVFHYFESKENLFMVAGSELIDTMITELRAKTDNCKSGCDALGAFIGAYLDFTVENEKTFPTIIRCSPFSDDNPDLDRDKIGAKFRELIDMIEEFLRRGVEDGSLKNLPVTQTAFMVYGSIVGAVRTRFLTPYKVAELYEEARLFILRSVCTPEAL